A single Heterodontus francisci isolate sHetFra1 chromosome 11, sHetFra1.hap1, whole genome shotgun sequence DNA region contains:
- the LOC137375067 gene encoding extracellular calcium-sensing receptor-like, whose product MKGDVVLNGLFPIHFRIIKPNLSFSAEPALPVCDGFNSRSFRWMQTMIFTLQEINKDPVLLPNITIGYNIYDTCTTPTHSLRAALTLASGPHEDISNYNCKGTSSIPVIVGDSGSTQSLVVARTMMPFNIPMVSYFSSCTCLSNRNEFLAFFRTMPSDAHQAQGVARVVQRFGWTWVGSIAGDDDYGHNGIQAFSDEVRKLGICVAFTEVIPKVYSRQKILQITETIKTSTARVIIVFALEGDIYPLIREVVKQNITGGTIGFAIHRAEIPGLRNFLLQAHPFKTQNNPFVKELWETIFKCSFGMAVKHKGQQVSMLSQKKCTGSEELNHTYNIYSDVSELRISYNVYKAVYTISHALHNLYSCENGNGPFDNQTCANIFNIQPWQLLHYLREVRYTSKLGEEIYFDKNGDTVATYDIVNWQKNEDGSVKFVHVGHFDAATESGQDLVLNEKAIIWTDGKIEPPESVCSKNCPPGTRKAIRNGEQICCFDCLPCADGEISNGIGSLNCIPCALEDWPNLQGNECIPKEIEFLSFEEAMGITLTIVSLLGTASTMFVAGVLWYYRKTPIVRANNSELSFLLLFSLMLCFLCSLTFIGQPSVWSCMLRHTLFGVSFVLCISCVLAKTLVVLMAFKATLPNNNMMKWFGTLQQILSVLTCTVVQVVICVVWLLVSSPFPVKQTKYYNEKIIFECDLGSVTAFCCVLGYIGSLSCMSFVLAFLARKLPDNFNEAKFITFSMLIFCAVWLTFIPAYVSSPGKYTVAVEIFAILASSFGLLICIFAPKCYIILLKPEQNTKKYLMGKTCPKKST is encoded by the exons TTTCAATTCCAGGTCCTTTCGCTGGATGCAGACGATGATCTTTACATTACAAGAAATAAACAAAGACCCAGTGCTCCTGCCAAATATAACAATAGGCTATAATATTTATGACACATGTACCACACCAACTCATTCACTAAGGGCAGCATTAACATTAGCCAGTGGACCACATGAAGATATCTCCAATTACAACTGCAAGGGAACTTCTTCCATCCCTGTGATTGTCGGTGACTCAGGGTCAACACAATCTTTGGTAGTAGCAAGAACAATGATGCCCTTCAATATTCCAATG GTCAGCTACTTCTCATCTTGTACCTGCCTCAGTAACAGAAACGAGTTTCTGGCCTTTTTCAGAACAATGCCAAGCGATGCCCACCAGGCTCAAGGTGTTGCTCGGGTGGTGCAGCGGTTTGGCTGGACTTGGGTTGGATCAATCGCAGGTGATGATGACTATGGCCATAATGGGATTCAAGCATTCAGCGATGAAGTCAGAAAACTTGGCATTTGTGTGGCTTTTACTGAAGTAATTCCAAAAGTGTACTCAAGGCAAAAGATACTTCAAATAACAGAGACCATCAAGACATCTACCGCAAGGGTCATTATCGTATTTGCTCTTGAAGGAGATATCTACCCTCTAATCAGAGAAGTTGTAAAGCAAAATATCACTG GCGGGACAATAGGGTTTGCAATTCACAGAGCAGAAATTCCTGGACTGAGAAATTTCCTTCTTCAAGCCCATCCTTTCAAAACTCAAAATAATCCCTTTGTGAAAGAATTGTGGGAAACTATATTTAAATGTTCTTTTGGGATGGCAGTTAAACATAAAGGGCAGCAAGTATCAATGTTATCTCAGAAAAAATGCACTGGATCAGAAGAACTAAACCATACTTACAATATATATTCCGATGTATCAGAATTAAGAATTTCATATAACGTGTACAAAGCAGTATACACAATATCTCATGCCCTTCATAATTTATATTCCTGTGAAAATGGTAATGGTCCTTTTGACAATCAGACTTGCGCAAACATCTTCAACATACAACCTTGGCAG CTCTTACATTACTTGAGAGAAGTAAGGTACACCAGTAAATTGGGAGAAGAGATTTATTTTGATAAGAATGGTGACACAGTTGCAACGTATGACATTGTGAACTGGCAGAAGAACGAAGATGGCTCAGTCAAATTTGTGCATGTGGGACATTTTGATGCGGCTACAGAATCAGGACAAGATCTTGTGCTCAATGAAAAGGCTATTATCTGGACTGATGGCAAGATTGAG CCTCCAGAGTCAGTATGCAGCAAAAATTGCCCCCCTGGAACAAGGAAAGCAATTCGAAATGGGGAACAGATCTGCTGCTTTGATTGTCTACCATGTGCTGATGGTGAAATTAGTAATGGAATAG GTTCACTAAACTGTATTCCATGTGCACTGGAAGACTGGCCCAACCTACAAGGAAATGAATGCATCCCTAAAGAAATTGAGTTCCTCTCATTTGAAGAGGCCATGGGAATCACACTGACGATTGTGTCCTTGCTCGGAACGGCCAGTACAATGTTTGTTGCAGGGGTCCTCTGGTATTACAGGAAGACTCCGATCGTTCGAGCCAACAATTCCGAACTCAGTTTTCTTCTTCTCTTCTCGTTGATGTTGTgtttcctgtgctcgctgacttttaTTGGTCAACCATCAGTTTGGTCCTGCATGCTGAGGCACACACTGTTTGGGGTTAGTTTCGTTCTCTGCATCTCGTGTGTGCTGGCCAAAACCCTGGTGGTGCTGATGGCATTTAAAGCCACTCTTCCTAACAATAATATGATGAAATGGTTCGGAACTCTGCAGCAAATCCTTAGCGTCCTGACCTGCACGGTTGTCCAGGTTGTAATCTGTGTTGTCTGGCTTCTTGTGTCATCGCCATTTCCAGTGAAGCAGACCAAATACTACAATGAGAAGATTATCTTTGAGTGTGATTTGGGCTCAGTGACGGCATTTTGCTGTGTGCTGGGTTATATCGGCTCTCTATCCTGCATGAGCTTTGTTCTTGCATTCTTAGCTCGGAAGCTGCCAGATAATTTCAATGAGGCTAAATTCATCACCTTCAGCATGCTGATCTTCTGTGCAGTTTGGTTAACTTTTATCCCAGCCtacgtcagttctcctggaaaataCACTGTCGCTGTTGAGATATTTGCCATTTTGGCATCGAGTTTTGGTCTGCTCATCTGCATATTTGCTCCAAAATGTTACATAATCCTGTTAAAACCAGAACAAAACACTAAGAAGTATCTTATGGGTAAAACCTGTCCCAAAAAATCAACTTAA